The Oscillospiraceae bacterium genomic sequence ATTGACAGCTCAAAGCTTTTCCGATTATGTGCTTGAAGCGGATTTTTGCGGTAAAAGGCTTTATTTTTCAGTCAATATTTTTTCAAATAAGCTGTGCCCGATATATCCCGAGGGAGATATATGTGTGCTTTACGGCAGAGGATGGTACATACCGGATACTCACAGGATTGATTCTCGTATTATAATGGCACAGGAAATGATGCATCAACGCATTTCGGGTGCACGAAATTTATATAAAATACCCTACGCCGCCGGCTGCATTTTCAATTGGAGCGGCGAAAAAATATCAATGAGGAGCATCGGCTGATGGCTTTTAAAAAGGAAGTTAAGAACACTGCCTCGGACCTGAAAGAAAAATTGAAGCTCAACCCGTCCGGAACATACTTTTTCTTTGGCGGGGAGGAGTACTTGAAGGAATTTTACGCGGGCGAAATAAAAAAACTGCTTGATCCGTCCATGGCGGATATGAACTACAACAGAATATATGCCGAGGACGTGAGTGAGGCGACCTTTGAACGTATTATGGACGATATTTGCACTCCGCCCATGATGTCGGAATACAGAGTAACCCTTGTGCGTGGGCTTGAGGTATTGAAGCTGAAGGAAGAAAAGCTTTCGCTTCTTTCAAATCTTGTCAACGCGGCAACAGGTGGGAATATTCTCATAATCCTGTGTTCTGCCGACGAGTATATTCTTGATTCCAAAACAAAATACGGCAAGATTTGCACCTTCCTTAAGGAAAACACATTTTATATGGAGTGTGAAAAGCAGAGCGAGACAAAGCTTCTTCCCTGGATAGACCGCCATTTTGCCGTGGATAAATTACGCATTGCCGACATAGATTCCCGCCATCTGATTTCGCTGTGTAACGGAAGTATGACGGTGCTGGACAGCGAGATAAAAAAGCTGTCGGCGTTTTGTCTGCGCGAGGGTGTTGAGCAGGTCACCAGAGAAATAATTGACGATATGGTGTTTGACCGCGCGGAGTACGATATGTACGACATAGGAAACCGCATCATGGCATGCGACCGTCAGGGAACGATGAGAATATATTACAGCCTCAAGCGTCAGCAGACTCCTCCCATGGTGCTTATAGCGGGAATTTCACGTGCCATTGCGGGCAGTATGATAGTTGAAAGCGGCTCGGCGTCGGGTGCGACGGCAGAGGATATAGAAAAAGCAAGCGGTATGAAGTCATGGCAGCAGTCAAAGGTATACCGCGGCAAGTTCCCGCGCAGTGTTTATCTGGAAGCTATGGAAATGTGTCTTGAAGCAGATTTAAAACTGAAATCCACCAAAAACGATGAGGACGTAATGTGTGAAACGCTTATAATCAGACTTCTGGAGCTTTTCGCACCCAAAAAGGCATAATGATGTATCTTGATAAGCCTGTTATAGTAGAGGGCAAGTATGATAAAATAAAGCTTTCCTCGGTTATTTCCTCGCCCATAATAACCACCGACGGATTTAATCTTTTCAATAATGCCGAAAAATCCGCTCTTATCAGAAAGCTGGCGCAAAACGGCGGTGTGATAGTAATAACCGACAGCGACGGTGCGGGAAAGGTTATACGCGGTAAGATTAAGAATATTGCCGCGGGCTGTCCCGTTGAAAACATATATATTCCGCAGATCAAGGGTAAGGAAAAGCGCAAGACTCATGCCTCCAGGGAGGGCTATCTGGGTGTCGAGGGCATGGATACCGTACTGCTGGAAAGCCTTTTGCAAAAGTATATTTCAAAGAGCGGGAAAGACGGCAGAATGCTTACCAAAACCGACCTGTATGAGTTGGGGCTGAGCGGGGGAGAAAACTCCAAAAATCTGCGCTGTATGGTATGCCGTGAGCTGGATTTGCCACATGATATGAGCGCCAACGCGCTTATGGAGGCGGCAAACCTTTTGTACTCTTACGAATTGTTTATACAAACGGTAAAAAAAGTGTTAACATCGATTGACAACCGCTGAAATTTGTGGTACAATAACATGATAGAATACTATCCGTTTTGAAAGGTAATAATATATATGCTTAAAAGTATGACGGGCTACGGACGCGCCCGTAAGGAAATTTCGGGATATGACGTGTGCGTGGAGATACGCTCGGTCAATAACCGTTATCTTGATGTGAATGTACGGTGCCCGAGAGCTTACGGCTTTCTTGAAGATAAGCTGAAAAAGCTTCTGGGTGAATATACTACACGCGGCAAGGCGGATATTTTTGTTACGGTGGACAAAATATCGGGAAGCGGTGCGGCGGTTACTTATGATAGGGATTTGCTGGAAAGCTATCTGGGTGTGCTGCGTGAAATTCAGAATAACTACTCTCTGCGTGATGATATAAGCGTCTCAAGCGTTGCACAGTACCGCGACATCTTCAACCAGACCAAGGAGGAAGAGGACGACGAGGCGGTGCGCGAGGCGGTGCTTGCTACCGCAAAGGAAGCCTTTGAGGACTACAACGCAATGCGTGCGGCAGAGGGTGAGCGTCTGTGCCAAAACATGCTCGAAAAGCTTGATTTTATAGAGCAAAAGCGTGTTGAGGTTGAAAAGCTTGCTCCCAACGCGGTCAATGCGTACCGTGAAAAGCTGACCGAAAAGATAACCGAGCTTGTGGGTGCGGCAAATATAGACCCTGCCAGAATACTTACCGAGGCGGCAATTTTTGCCGACAGAGTTGCTACCGACGAAGAAACAACACGCCTTTCCAGCCATATAAAGCAGTTTAAGGCAATACTTTCGGGTAAGGAGCCCTCGGGACGAAAGCTGGATTTTCTTACACAGGAGCTTAACCGTGAGATAAATACCATCGGCTCAAAGGCGAATGACATTGAAATTTCACAGATAGTTGTGGATGTAAAGAGCGAAATCGAAAAAATACGCGAGCAGATTCAGAATGTGGAATAAGGTAAAGATATGAGAATGATAAGCATAGGCTTCGGAAATCTTGTCTCGGCAGAGCGAATTGTGTCGGTCATAACTCCTGACTCAGCGCCTCTGAAAAGACTTGTTCAGGATGCCAAGGACAGCGGACGTGCGGTGGATGCCACCTGCGGACGCAAAACACGCGCAGTTATTATCACTGACAGCGAGCACGTTATACTTTCCGCACTCAGCGCAGAAACGGTAGTTGAGCGTATTGAGGGCACTTCCTCAAAGCCCACCTCGGAGGTGCAGGCATGAGTAAGATAATCGTAGTGTCGGGCGCCGCGGGAAGCGGAAAGGGCACGGTGCTTAAAGAGGTTTTTGCCATGTCGGAAAAAATCCGCCTGTCGGTTTCCTGCACTACCCGTAAAATGCGACCCGGCGAACAGCACGGAGTTAATTATTACTATATCAGCGAAGAAGAATTCAGGGACCGCCTTGAAAAAGGGGATTTTATTGAGCATATAGAGTACTGCGGAAATATGTACGGCACATCCCGTTCTTATGTTGAAAAAATGCGTGACGAGGGATGCGATGTGGTGCTTGAAATAGAAACCGTGGGTGCCCACAATGTTATGAAGTATTTTCCCGACTGCATATCAATATTTCTTGCTCCCCCTACATACACTGTACTGGAGCAGCGTCTGCGTGACCGCGGAACGGAAACGGAGCAGAAAATAACCGAAAGGCTGGAGCGCTCAAAAGAGGAATTACCCACTGCGGTGGATTACGATTACCTTGTTATTAACCGCGACGGCGGTATAATGCAGGCGGCGCAGGCAGTTTTCGATGCTGTGAACGGCTGTGCCCGTGAGAGCGATATAATGTTCAGCGACAAAACAAAAATAAAAGAATTTATAAACACGTTTCTTAATAACTAGGAGGAAATAATACATGATTTATCCGTCTATTGATGAACTTTCCAAAAATCGTTACAATCGCTATATGCTTTGCATTGCTACCGCAAAGTGTGCAAGAAGTGTTACCGAAAGATACTGCGAGCAGAAAGAGGAAGCGATACGCACCAAGGATGATAAGCAGCTTACCAAGCTGGTATCTAACACCGAAAAGCCCGTAAAGACTGCTATAAATCTGCTTCATGCCGATAAATATAAGGTAATTCTCTCCGGCGAAAAGAAAACCGAAGAAACAGCCCATGAAGAATAATACCTTTTATAAGGTGGGTGTGTATATACTGGATCAGGTATATACCGCCGATATTGCATATACTTATAAAGCCTCCTCCGAAAAAGCCACGGGTATCTTTGCGGGTACTCTTGTAGGGTTGCCCTTCGGTGGAGGCAATCGTCTTGTTTACGGCATCGCAATAAACCGTCCCGTTGATGAAATTCCGCCGGAAGAACAGTCAAAATACAAGGAAATAGAGGCTGTTGTGGACAGCCGTTATGCACTTACCGAGGAAATGATGGGGCTTTGTGCTTACATCAAACAGCAGGTGCTTTGCACCTTTGGTGAGGCGGCAGCTCTGTGTCTTCCCAAGGGGCTTGAAATCAAAACCGAGGAGTTTTATACCAAGGGCGAAAGGTATCATAAATTCAGCGAATATCTGTGTACCGTTGCCGACCCGTCGGAGTTCAAGGAGCTTTCGGCGCTTTTTGAGGAGCTGGAAAACAAGGGCGATGCGATATGCGAAAGCTCTGCCGTTTCGTCGGCGGTAAGCAAAAAGATTGTTAAAAAGAACACTCGTCTTGTTTACAATGTCAACGAACGAACCGAAAAGCACGTAAAGCTCATTTCACCCGAAATTGCCGATAAAATACTCGGAAAAACCACCCGAAAAAATCACGATAAGTACGAAAAGGTGGTAAATTATCTGAAAAACGCAGAAAATAACAGTGCACGTATCGGGCTTCTTTCGGCAATTTACAGCGTACCGCCCAGTGTTTTTTCCACACTGGAAAAGAACTGTGCAGTCAGTATTTACCGTCAGCCTCTTTACCGTGATGCATCGGTTAACTATTCCTGTGAGCCGTCGGGCAAAAGCTTCAATCTTTCACCTGCACAAAAAACGGCGTACGATGCACTGGAAGCGCTTTATGACAGCGGTGAGGCGAAGGCGGCATTGCTTTATGGTGTTACGGGAAGCGGAAAAACGGGCGTTATACTGAATCTGTGCGATAAAGCTCTGTCAGAAGGCAAAAGTGTTATATATCTTGTGCCCGAGATTTCCCTTACAGGTCAGACCGCACGGCTTATGTTCGAGCGTTACGGCGACAAAGTTGCTATAATGCATTCCGCACTTTCTCAGGGCGAAAGACATGACGCGTGGTGTGCTGTCAAAAACGGAGAAAAAAGGATAATACTGGGTACACGCTCAGCAATATTTATGCCCTGCCGTGACCTTGGACTGATTGTTATAGATGAGGAGCAGGATGACAGCTATAAGTCGGATACTGCCCCTAAATACCATACCCGTGATATTGCCCGTTTTCGCTGTGCATCAAATAAGGCACTTATGCTTCTTGCCTCGGCAACGCCCTCGGTGGAAAGCTTTTACAAGGCGCAGGAGGGGATATATTCTCTTGTCCGCCTTGATGAAAGATATGGCGATGCGGTACTGCCCGATGTTATAATCCAGGATATACGTGAGGATTTGGAGGAAAAACCCGACAGGCTTATCGGAAAACGTCTGCGTGAGGAGCTTGAAAAAAATCTCAATGACTCAAAGCAGTCGGTGCTTTTTATCAACCGACGGGGCTTTAACAGCTTTATTTCCTGCTCTTCCTGCGGAGAGGCGGTGAAATGCCCCAACTGCAGTGTTACACTGACGGTGCACGGCAACTCAAAGCAGAAGCTTATGTGCCATTACTGCGGATATACATTGCCCTATCCCAAGGAATGCCCTTCCTGCGGCTCACCTCATCTCAGCCGTCACGGAAGCGGCACGGAAAAGCTGGAGGCGGAGCTTCATGAGCTGTTTCCCGCGGCGCGTGTGGTACGAATGGATGCGGACAGTACCTCGGAGAAGAATTCGCATCAGCGTATTCTGGGCGAATTCGGAGAGGGCGGTG encodes the following:
- a CDS encoding DUF4093 domain-containing protein: MMYLDKPVIVEGKYDKIKLSSVISSPIITTDGFNLFNNAEKSALIRKLAQNGGVIVITDSDGAGKVIRGKIKNIAAGCPVENIYIPQIKGKEKRKTHASREGYLGVEGMDTVLLESLLQKYISKSGKDGRMLTKTDLYELGLSGGENSKNLRCMVCRELDLPHDMSANALMEAANLLYSYELFIQTVKKVLTSIDNR
- a CDS encoding YicC family protein: MLKSMTGYGRARKEISGYDVCVEIRSVNNRYLDVNVRCPRAYGFLEDKLKKLLGEYTTRGKADIFVTVDKISGSGAAVTYDRDLLESYLGVLREIQNNYSLRDDISVSSVAQYRDIFNQTKEEEDDEAVREAVLATAKEAFEDYNAMRAAEGERLCQNMLEKLDFIEQKRVEVEKLAPNAVNAYREKLTEKITELVGAANIDPARILTEAAIFADRVATDEETTRLSSHIKQFKAILSGKEPSGRKLDFLTQELNREINTIGSKANDIEISQIVVDVKSEIEKIREQIQNVE
- a CDS encoding DUF370 domain-containing protein, which gives rise to MRMISIGFGNLVSAERIVSVITPDSAPLKRLVQDAKDSGRAVDATCGRKTRAVIITDSEHVILSALSAETVVERIEGTSSKPTSEVQA
- a CDS encoding guanylate kinase; the encoded protein is MSKIIVVSGAAGSGKGTVLKEVFAMSEKIRLSVSCTTRKMRPGEQHGVNYYYISEEEFRDRLEKGDFIEHIEYCGNMYGTSRSYVEKMRDEGCDVVLEIETVGAHNVMKYFPDCISIFLAPPTYTVLEQRLRDRGTETEQKITERLERSKEELPTAVDYDYLVINRDGGIMQAAQAVFDAVNGCARESDIMFSDKTKIKEFINTFLNN
- the priA gene encoding primosomal protein N', with amino-acid sequence MKNNTFYKVGVYILDQVYTADIAYTYKASSEKATGIFAGTLVGLPFGGGNRLVYGIAINRPVDEIPPEEQSKYKEIEAVVDSRYALTEEMMGLCAYIKQQVLCTFGEAAALCLPKGLEIKTEEFYTKGERYHKFSEYLCTVADPSEFKELSALFEELENKGDAICESSAVSSAVSKKIVKKNTRLVYNVNERTEKHVKLISPEIADKILGKTTRKNHDKYEKVVNYLKNAENNSARIGLLSAIYSVPPSVFSTLEKNCAVSIYRQPLYRDASVNYSCEPSGKSFNLSPAQKTAYDALEALYDSGEAKAALLYGVTGSGKTGVILNLCDKALSEGKSVIYLVPEISLTGQTARLMFERYGDKVAIMHSALSQGERHDAWCAVKNGEKRIILGTRSAIFMPCRDLGLIVIDEEQDDSYKSDTAPKYHTRDIARFRCASNKALMLLASATPSVESFYKAQEGIYSLVRLDERYGDAVLPDVIIQDIREDLEEKPDRLIGKRLREELEKNLNDSKQSVLFINRRGFNSFISCSSCGEAVKCPNCSVTLTVHGNSKQKLMCHYCGYTLPYPKECPSCGSPHLSRHGSGTEKLEAELHELFPAARVVRMDADSTSEKNSHQRILGEFGEGGADILIGTQMVAKGHDFPAVTLVGVILAENSLYISDFRANERTFSLLTQVIGRAGRGSDKGRAVIQTLVPLHEIFPLAAQQDYDEFYKGEIAVRRAVGFPPVCDLCVVTLHSSNESQLLKDCAKLEKYLSSELEKSDCKMMVFGPMDAPIYKMRNIYRRRFIIKFKNNKNSRELFNKILMTFTKTLNKDVKLTLDINPTVI